The Candidatus Margulisiibacteriota bacterium region TGTTTCTTTCCCGTCTTGATTTAACTTATACAAACTAATCTGCCCACTTAGCAATAAATAAAAAGTATTAGCTTCCTCTTCTAAATAAAAAAGCGTTTCACCTTGAAGAACAGATCTTTTTTTGCCTAGTCCTTCCAATTTGTTTTCCCAATCAATCTTCATAATAATACCGTTTCTTTCTGTTTTGACTTAAGTCAATTAATATATCACCATAGTATATCAAAATATACGTAACAAAAAAGAATTTTCCGTCTGATCCTCTCTCTTTCAGGAGAGGGGACAGAGGGAGAGGAAGGAATTAACTATGGTAATGAGAAAGTTTATTGAGATTAATGAAGAAAAATGTAACGGGTGCGGGAACTGTATTGTTGACTGTGCGGAGGGTGCACTACAACTTGTAAATGGTAAAGCCAAAGTTGTGAAAGAACAATTTTGTGATGGACTAGGTGCCTGCATAGGTAACTGTCCTGTTGATGCTCTTAAAATTATAGAAAAAGATGTAGCGGCCTTTGATGAAGAGGCTGTGGAAAAACACTTGAAGAGCAAAGACAATCCAAAGTTAAAAATAGCGAAAAAAGAAGACCACGCATGTGGATGCCCAAGTATGGCTTTTGACAGAAGCTTCGTTGAACCCAAAGAAGAAAAGAAAGCAGATAATCCACAAGGTCAAAGCGAGTTACAGCAATGGCCCGTTCAGTTACACTTAATTAACCCACAAGCCCCATATCTAAAAGGCGCCAACTTACTCGTGGCGGCCACTTGTTCAGCTTTTTCCTATGGCAACTTTCATCATGATTTCATTAAAGATCATATTGTGGTTGTTGCTTGCCCAAAACTAGATAGAACGGAACCATATGTAGATAAACTTACACAAATCATCACGGAAGGAGAAATTACATCAATAACTGTTATTAGAATGGAAGTGCCTTGTTGTGGTGGACTTAGCCAGATAGTTAAAGAGGCTATAAACAAATCAGGCAAAAAACTTCCATATCTTGAGGAAATTATCACTGTTGATGGTAAGATAAGATAACGCCTCGATAATATTTCCGCTCATCGAGTGATTGCTAAGCAATTGTATCGAGATGCGGAAATCACTCGGCAACCAATAAACAAAGGAGAATAAAAATATGAGTATGTACTGTAATCAATGTCAGGAAGCAGCCAGAGGAGTTGCTTGCACAAAAGTAGGAGTCTGTGGAAAAAACGAAATTGTTTCCAATCTACAAGACTTGTTAGTCGACACGTTACAAAAACTAGCCGTAAAGCTCAAAGGAAGCAAGGCAAGTGAAGAAGTAACGTCATATCTATTAAAAAGCTTATTTCAAACCATCACTAACGCAAACTTCAGCCAATCAGACATCTTAAGGAGCATTAGAAAAGGACTTATTCTTACAGATACCGAGCTAGCTTATGCTGGCGATGCTGAACTTATCGCCAAGTCTGCTGACGTTGGTTTTGAAACTATCGTTAATGATGATGCTAGAGCTCTTAAATCCCTTGTTGTCTTTGGACTAAAAGGACTAGCTGCTTATGCTGAACACGCCGCAAACCTAGGTCACCATGACGAAAAGATCACCAATTTTGTTATAAAAGCACTTGCAATGGTTGATGATGAAAATGCTTCAATCGATGATCTGTTAGCATTGACCATTGAAACTGGTCAGTTTGGCGTAACAGCAATGGCGCTATTAGATACAGCTAACACTTCTGCTTACGGAAACCCTGAAATAACCGAAGTTAATCTTGGTGTAAGGAACAATCCCGCTATTCTTATCAGTGGCCATGACTTAAAGGATATGGAAGAATTATTAGCACAAACTGCTGGTACTGGGGTAGATGTTTATACTCACAGTGAAATGCTTCCCGCTAACTACTATCCAAAGTTTAAGAGGTACGATCATTTTGTTGGCAACTATGGAAACGCTTGGTGGAAACAAAACGAAGAGTTTGAGAAATTCAATGGGCCTGTCCTTTTTACTACAAATTGCATTACTCCACCTAAAGCTTCTTACAAAGACAGAATCTATACCACTGGAGTAGCAGGATTCGACGGTTTTCCTCATATTGCTGATAGAATCGCTGGTCAAGCAAAAGACTTTTCTATAATTATCGAACATGCAAAAAGACTACCTGCTCCAACGGAAATTGAAACAGGAACACTTGTTGGTGGGTTCGCTCACGCACAAGTGTTAGCACTTGCGGACAAAGTAGTAGATGCCGTAAAGTCTGGAGCTATTAAAAAGTTCGTAGTAATGGCTGGATGTGACGGAAGAATGCAATCAAGAGAATATTATTCTGAATTTGCACAAGAGCTCCCACAAGATACAGTAATATTAACTGCTGGTTGCGCAAAATATCGTTACAACAAGCTAAACCTTGGCGATATTGGTGGCATTCCCAGAGTACTTGATGCTGGACAATGTAACGATTCCTATTCCTTAGTTGTAATTGCTCTAAAATTACAAGAAGTCTTTGGTTTAAAGGATATTAATGATTTACCTATTGTTTATAACATCGCTTGGTATGAACAAAAGGCAGTGATTGTACTACTAGCACTTCTAGCACTTGGTGTTAAAAATATTCACCTAGGACCAACGTTACCTAGTTTCCTCTCGCCAAATGTAACTAAAATATTAGTTGAAAAGTTTGGCCTTGCTGGAATTACAGATGTTCAAAGTGATATTAAATCAATGATTGGTTAAAAAAATAAATTAGTTCCCCGCAACGGGCTTCGTTTCTTTTGAACCAAGCTAGTAGCGGGGAACCAATTAAAAAATCACAAAAGATAATACGTAATTTAAGAGAATAAAAACAAAACTAAGCACTGAGGTAAGAATAACTATCCCTGTAATTTCTGAAACTTTGTACTGATACCTCTCAGCAAAAATCACAAGTGATACTGCTGCTGGGATAGCCGCCTGTAAAAGCAAAAACTGTTGCATATCAAACAAAAAGCCCTCGGAGTAGAATACTTTTAAAAACAGTAAAGACAAGACTACTCCTACTGCTAAACTAATAAATCTAAACAATGAATAGAACATTGCCAACTTAGCTTTATCCAAGGAAAAACTATCATATAGAAAAATACCCAAAGAAAAAACTGCAATACTACCAGAAGCATTACCCAACATCTCAAAAGCAGAATGTAGGAAGCTTTCCCTAAAGCCTATAATTGAAAAAAATAAACCAACAAAAATAGAGATAAGCAAAGGATTTTTTCTCAGATTTCTAAAAATCTTTCCAATGCTCATATTACCTTGGGAAAACTCAAACATTAATAAACTTAAAAAGATGCCGATTGCACCCAAAACTGAAGCTGCTATCACTGAGCTGTTATAATGTAACCCGTTTTGGAAAAATTCAAAAAAAGCTAATCCAAAAAAAGCATTACTGCCCATAACAATTGACAGCGACAGCAAGATAAACGTATCTCGATTAATAGCATTTAAAATATAGGCAAATATCAAAACTATCCAGATCAAAAGTATCGGCACTACCGAACCCCACAAAAGCACAGGGTCAAGTTGCGAAAAATCTATTTGTGATATTTTAGCCAGAAACAAAGCAGGCAAACTAAAATGGTAAACAAAAGAAGAGATTACTTTTACATCAGACTTCTGAAAAATTGAAAGTCTCCGGCTTAACACACCGACTCCCATTAAAATTAAAAGAATAAACAGGCTTTGAAGAATTTCCATATATGCATTATACATGAAACGACCAATTATTTTTCACAAATATATAGCATCAATAAAGGGAAGCACATGCTTTAGTCTGTTTTATGTTTTATAATAATATAAACTTATACAGGGAGGATTAAATGACACACTCAACTTCAACGACTTGGATTAACAACATGCGCTTTGAATCCGCAATCGACAGCCAAAAAATCACACTAGACGCGATAACTGATAATGAAGGAAATAATGCGGGCGTCAGTCCTAAAAAACTTTTATTAACAAGTCTTAGTGGGTGCTCAGGCATGGATGTTGTTGGTATTCTAATCAAGATGAAACATACGCCAAAGCACTTCAACATAAAAGTTAATGCAGAACTATCCGCTGAACATCCTAAATACTATAAAGAAATCCACCTAATTTATGAATTTGATAAAAGTGTCCCAAAGGACAAAGCAAAAAAAGCTATCGATTTATCAC contains the following coding sequences:
- a CDS encoding ferredoxin, with amino-acid sequence MVMRKFIEINEEKCNGCGNCIVDCAEGALQLVNGKAKVVKEQFCDGLGACIGNCPVDALKIIEKDVAAFDEEAVEKHLKSKDNPKLKIAKKEDHACGCPSMAFDRSFVEPKEEKKADNPQGQSELQQWPVQLHLINPQAPYLKGANLLVAATCSAFSYGNFHHDFIKDHIVVVACPKLDRTEPYVDKLTQIITEGEITSITVIRMEVPCCGGLSQIVKEAINKSGKKLPYLEEIITVDGKIR
- the hcp gene encoding hydroxylamine reductase → MSMYCNQCQEAARGVACTKVGVCGKNEIVSNLQDLLVDTLQKLAVKLKGSKASEEVTSYLLKSLFQTITNANFSQSDILRSIRKGLILTDTELAYAGDAELIAKSADVGFETIVNDDARALKSLVVFGLKGLAAYAEHAANLGHHDEKITNFVIKALAMVDDENASIDDLLALTIETGQFGVTAMALLDTANTSAYGNPEITEVNLGVRNNPAILISGHDLKDMEELLAQTAGTGVDVYTHSEMLPANYYPKFKRYDHFVGNYGNAWWKQNEEFEKFNGPVLFTTNCITPPKASYKDRIYTTGVAGFDGFPHIADRIAGQAKDFSIIIEHAKRLPAPTEIETGTLVGGFAHAQVLALADKVVDAVKSGAIKKFVVMAGCDGRMQSREYYSEFAQELPQDTVILTAGCAKYRYNKLNLGDIGGIPRVLDAGQCNDSYSLVVIALKLQEVFGLKDINDLPIVYNIAWYEQKAVIVLLALLALGVKNIHLGPTLPSFLSPNVTKILVEKFGLAGITDVQSDIKSMIG
- a CDS encoding AEC family transporter; the protein is MEILQSLFILLILMGVGVLSRRLSIFQKSDVKVISSFVYHFSLPALFLAKISQIDFSQLDPVLLWGSVVPILLIWIVLIFAYILNAINRDTFILLSLSIVMGSNAFFGLAFFEFFQNGLHYNSSVIAASVLGAIGIFLSLLMFEFSQGNMSIGKIFRNLRKNPLLISIFVGLFFSIIGFRESFLHSAFEMLGNASGSIAVFSLGIFLYDSFSLDKAKLAMFYSLFRFISLAVGVVLSLLFLKVFYSEGFLFDMQQFLLLQAAIPAAVSLVIFAERYQYKVSEITGIVILTSVLSFVFILLNYVLSFVIF
- a CDS encoding OsmC family protein, whose amino-acid sequence is MTHSTSTTWINNMRFESAIDSQKITLDAITDNEGNNAGVSPKKLLLTSLSGCSGMDVVGILIKMKHTPKHFNIKVNAELSAEHPKYYKEIHLIYEFDKSVPKDKAKKAIDLSLEKYCGVNQILKQLAKVSYEIKFIE